The genome window gttaaagtcgcttgacgtcacccataggactagagtggaatgcgacacgacaaaatgaagtgtcgtgcaagtggatcggtaccgtgAACGTGGGGAGGCAGTGCGACATctatgcgacacgacaaaatgaagtgtcgtgcaagtggatcggtaccgtaaggccttgctcaagggcacatcagtcgttcctactggtcggggatcgaactggcatccctccggttacaagcctgaagccctaaccagtagggcACGACTGCCCCGATCTTATCTACAATATGCACTCTTCTACATCTACAATTCTACTATTAACTGAATTGCTATGTGGCGTAATGCCATGTCTACCCAGTCAGTGCTGTTTCTGCCGGCCACTGCATGAATTGCTGAGTATATTGTTGCAGGATGAGGTCTCAAGCTACCTTCTTTGTTGACACTAAACCCCTGATGGTAAGAGAGAGAAGTGTTATTGATACTGTGAGAACATGGAAGCAGAAACCATTCTGGCTGAGACATCTGCCTTCACAGGATTATTTTCTTTTGAAATCAGCGTGAGAGGGAAGTTCTTCGCTGTATtgggttgtgtgcatgtgtgtgattgagtgtgtgtgtgtccatatttgagtgtgtatgtgtgtgtgtgtgtgtgtgtgtgtgtgtgagtgcgcatgTGGGTGAGTGTGCATATGGCCACAATATAATATAAACAATCTGTGCCATTTGTGCCTACATATCTGTCAGCAGGGTGGAATTATCAGGAAATAATTTCAAAGCTTTTGTAGAATAAGctttttttcttccctttttTAATGTTCAGATGTCGTGCATTTAATGTAATGGAACACATATGGGGGTGTTCTTAATAATGTTCCTGTCTGGTAGAACGTCCTGACACAAGATTTGAGACATGACTTTAAATCGTGGGAGATTTTTACAGTTGCCCGTAGGAAGGAGGAAATTGGTATTTTttcttggacacacacatggacacttacacaataaacacactatgcaaacacacacacacacacacacacacacacacacacacacacacaaacacacacacacacacacacacacacacacgcacacacacactttacatacACAACTCATTTTCTATAGCTACAATTGACCTGCATCAGTGcagttctgtttttattcatgtTACATTTCCATTACAActatccaccacacacactctctctcacacacacacacacacactctctctctctctctcacacacaaacacacacacacacacatacacataggctGTTATGTATTTGAGTACAAGGCTCTTCAAACAGGCAAGCCGCCAATGGCACACATGTTTAAAAAAGCCATGTCTTTGTAGCGGAGTTGGTTGTACGCTCATGGCATGTGAGGACTTGTCCAGCGACGGCCTGTCCTGTTGGGGGGAGTGTGGGAGATAAAAGGAGCTAGTGTTGCGGAGAATAGAGATTTACTGCAACACCGTGTCCCGTGCTTAGCCTCTCCCACTGCCCACGTCGCTCTTCCGCCACAGGCCCTTTGTATCTCTGTTGAATGGACCCTCTCCTCTAGGTCTGTCACCATTCTGAGGGAGTTATTatccctcagagagagagagagagagagagagagagagcgagagagggggggggggttaaatctGGGGGGTTCCCGTGACATGTTTCACAGAAAGACGTTCAGAAGACATGAAGAGGGTGTTGCACATTCTGCTGCATGCCTGTACAAAAATGGCACTCTCGTGTCTCCTATCGGCATGTGGTTATGCAAACACCGACAGGCTTTGGAGAAAATCCAGTTTTCCATCACAACCTGTAATGAATGGCCTCGGCACAGAGCAGTGAGGGCATACGTAACCAGACCGACACTGACACATACCTAATGCCACCTCCTGAGATAACCTCACCTTGGACTTCAAAGAGCTCAGTACTCTTTCTGGGAATTACTCTGCCAGACAGGGCCACAAAGACTTCATTTTGTCCATTTTGTTGGTACCGGGGTCTTGTATAGGAACCTGATATAGTGTAGTGTTGTTTTGTCTTGGGGAGCATATGGAAAGTAGACTGTGTGGTCTGGAAGATCCATTTATTCGCCAAGGTGGAAGTGTGTTTACACAGTCTTGTGGGATGTTTAGGTGATCAGCCATATGTCTTCCATGTTTGGAACACACTGTGTTAGGCAACAAGAATACATCCaatcacaaatgcacacaagtCTCATTTAGGCAGCAtcattaattttgtaaattatttAGATGTTACATACCTTTCTGCCCATGACACAATAATGTTTAAATAAAGGGAGAAAAAATCTCCAGAATGCTGGATCGTCTCTGCACACACTTTTAGTGAATGTCTGGGGAAAGCAGTTTGTTTCCAGCACTAAACCTCCACATCCAGAGTAAAATTACCCTGAGCAAcgttttcaatgtgtgtgtgtgtgtatgtactcaCATTAATGTATCCCACAGAAACACATCACCGTGTCATCATACACTATACATTCTCTCAAGAGTGAGAAGAGCATTCCGATGCATAGGCCAGCCCAACGGACCAGCTGTCTCGGCTCTTCTGGAAAGCCTGGAATTATAGGCTGAAGACACGTCCCATCTGGGCAGGCAGTGGAGACCCTGCCACagatgcaaatgcacacacccAGATGTGAAGGGGGCAGCGAGAGCATCACCTCCAACTAAATGAAAGAGCAGAGGCCAAGGCCTGCCCTGTCAGTCATTACCCAGACCTGGAAGTCTGGCGCTGGAGAGAGGATTCCATTAGGGAAAGTACGCAGGTGGCAGGGGTCTGGTTTGATGCACACCTGTGGTGAACAGGTCACCTGACCTGGCCACTTTACATACTTGGACCTAAAGCTGATCCTTCCAGTACCTGTGCAttcccttattctctctctctctccctctttcatacttatggaaagagagagtgatactCATAGCcactcacatacataaatattCACATTTAGTTACATAATATATGTACaataacatgcacacactacacacacaccaataaaaAAGCACAGTTAAGAAGAAACAAATATATACAAAAGTGAGCCTGGAGTCTGTTAATAAAAGAGGCTTTTTCATTTGCATGGGGATTGCATGTAGGCTCAGGAAGTAGCAGGGGTTATCCCATTCTCCTGACTCTGGCGCCGTCCCTTTGACCTCTTTTAATTGCAGTTAGAAAATGCAAGCATGGCTTTTCAGGGGGAAATCCACACTATATCGCATTTAGGTAAAGGAATGTAGCCACTCACAATGCCTGACTATTGTAGatgtgttgacacacacacacacacacagaataaataCTTATGTTTTCTCCATTCACCTCCTGTTGCAGGTCTGGAAAGACTCATTTGTACACTTCTACTCCTGCCAACACGTGTGTTCTGCATGTCTGAAGTGTAACATAGGAGTGACTCTACTACAATCAGGGGTAGGATTCATAAAAAGTAGGTCTTGAATTTCCATTACAGCCAATAATAAGCTGAGAAGAACACCTAAGCATACCCTGGCCACACAACGAAAAACCTATGGCGGCCTGTCGAAGTCATCATGAAACACTGTATGAAAATTGAAACATGCATACCAAAAGACAAACActatttgtatttatatatttatttgtatttgtacaACATAAATACAGTGGTGTGGTTTAAGTACAACATCGAAGCAAAATCAGCATACATCATTTGACATGTGTTTGGTTATAGTTGTGCTATTGATGTCTTACTTTTTAGATCTATATTATACTGATAATGAAAACGAATAAGTCATTAAGAACAAGTGAAAAAAATAAGCTTTTCAGCATATTGCAGTGCTATGGGTGCAAATTTCGGAACTTTTCGACATTTATGCATTGAAAAACctctatctcactcacacaggcgcacacctgcgcgcgcgcgcgcacacacacacaaacaaacaaacaaacaaacaaacatacaaacaaacacagaggcaGTGAAAACACTAGCAGTCCCCACTTTGTACAATGGTAAAGAGGAAGTTACAGAGACTAGCCCAGCTCCCGCATTTTTCCTCGGCTAGCTTCTTATGATCGACACGCTCTGTGCAGGACGTATCCTTTGCTCCTACTGGCGCAGAGACTGTGGTTGTCCTCTTTGTAGACGTCGACACCTGTTCCTTACCATCGACTGGCTTTCTCTGTTCCACGACTTTTGTCAAGTCCACGTTTGGTGTTGCGTCTTCGAGCTTGAAGTGTGCGTCCTGTGGCGCGCGCTTACACATACCAGCCTTGATAAGAGCGCCAGGATCTTGGCACAGTTTCTTTTGCTTCTTAAGATCACGTGCAATTTGTTTCCAGTATCCTTTGGTATTGCCAGAATAACCTGGACAAGTGTCAGGTCTAGCGGTATAAGTGCACTCGCTACTTTTTTTGCCTTTCTTGCAAGTGATGGTCATAATGTAAGTGTCCGTGCCCTCTGCCTTCCACGTGCACTGCGCCTTGTCCTTGGTAGTAAACTTCCCCTTGGGCACGTTGTCGTTACCTCTTGGAGTTCTTGAACCGCTGCTACTGTCAACCCCGTCTGTTTTACCCTTCTTCTCGCGACCCTTGTCACTCCCTGCTTCGGAGACATGCTGCGCTATGCATGCAAGTAGAAACAGCAGCACGAGGTTTCTGAAGGCAGGCATGGTCCTTGAGGTTATTTCCACACAAATTTGAGAAACctattaaaacacaaattaatTACTTTTATTAATAATTCACATAGACCTACAGACATTCATTATTTTCCATCAGTCATCGATTATTTATAGCCTATCTAATAATCTTATGAAACATTGGACACCTGTCCACAAAATCTATAGCAGTTACATCTGACCGGCAACGTGTGTAAATTCTGCTTACCAACAACAGCACGTCCACTTTAGGGTATTGTAAGGATGCTGACTCTTGCGCCTGTAGGATATACCTGGTATAACATTTCGTGCATTATTTATATGTATCCTGACACGCCCACCTCTCTCGCAACGGAccttccccaccccccccaaaaaaaaaaaacaacactgcTTACTCACGCGTATGAATCAGAAGtcgaaatgtagcctattgggGAAAGTTGTAAAGTTGTAAATTGCCTCCGGAAACCGGATATGCCATGTTCTAAAGGCGAGGGCTTTGGATTTGCCATTGTGGCATACTTGCGGTCAAAGATGCGTGTGGGATTTTTAATTTTAAAACAGAGTAACGTACAAATTTTATAGCATATGTCCAACATTGTTTTATTAGCTTTGTCATTAAACATTGCCAATAAATAACAATTTGTACGCTATGTATTAGGACATTTTATAAGTCTCAacttttaaaataataaaaaaaaaacaaaaaaaaaaaacagtgcttGTCAAACAGAAGGCGTTAGACATGTGGTCCAACTCTCTGTCTCCAATTAGATCACTGTCTGGTTAAAAAGTACAAAGCGTTACATCACAGTGTTCTTGTGAGAAGTTAGAGTAGACAAAACACTTTAATGAATGGTCCTATATGACATATTGTCATCTCTCCGATGGTCCTTTTGCATTAGCCTATCTCTCACCAACTAGCTAAAGATCTGTGTATTGAGTCAAGTCGTCATGGTAACCTTAGGAATGTGGAAGGGTTGTGGAAAGTTGTTTAATGGAGGACCCTCTGGGGGTCTGAGTGGAGAATGGGAAAGGGTGCAGAGAACAAGGAGCCGGAGGGGGCAGCAGTGGAGTTTATGAACAAGTACAAGGGCACACCCCCGCAATGGAACATACAGTGTGTGagcacacacgtatgcacacacgcacacgtgcatactgtacacacactctctctctctctctctctctctctctcacacacacacacacacacacacagagaggcagagagagagagagactacattCACATATCACATTATGTAAAAGTAGTATCTACCTCTACTGAACTAATTCAGCCACTCCATGCGTGAGTGAATTCTGATGCCTTTGGACATCAGACATGTGAATCTGTGCAGTATGCTACCAGTGTGTTTAGGCCATAAAGAACACTGATCTCAGGCCCTGCACAGTTCAACACTTTCTGAAGGCAGTGCATTTAAGCCACAAGTGCATTCTTCTTAGTGTGACTGAAGCTCTGTAGCAATGCATATCCTTGAAGTGCTGTCAAGTCACACAGCACCTTGGCATTAAGGAGTAATGTAAGTGCACAAAGTGCACTAAGCCCATAGGCAATTTCCGCCATTAGATTTATGCAAATTGTAAATTATGATACTACTTATGTCTACCATGAGGGTCTTCCCAGCAGGTAGTAGTGCCTACAGTATATGTCCCATGTGACCTGTGAGACTGCTTCATACCAGGTTATTTTTATAAGCACTTCAGTTCTGCTTAGCCCCAGTTAGTTCTGCTAGGGCAAAGCTTCTCATTACTGATAAGACCCACAGTGCATATAGAAATTCCACTCCCATGTCTGCATATGTACTATTTATTTACATGTTAGGACTGTGTACCTATATTCCAGGTGTTGGATCACCAACATATCTTTACATGGTTGTATGGCAGTGAATGACAATTTAAGAGAAAGTGGAATGACAATTGCATTTAAGAGAAAGTGGAATATTCCAATGTGtagtttaatgttctgcattatggcCAATATTCCAATGTGttgtttaatgttctgcattatgtccaacattccaatatgtggtttaatgttctgcattatgtccaatactccaatatgtggtttaatgttctgcatttctatgCTCCTACATCGTGACCCTGTATGATATCTGCACTGTTACTATGGATAATGCAAGGCATCAGGGTTGATACAGTATAATTTCTTGTTTTCTGTtttacattaaaaacaaaaaacatttgcGCCATTGAAGAGGGTGGATGGCTCCTGACTTTGCCACTGTTACTGTATGATTATCTATCCTTTGCTGTTGtgtacttaaaccctaactatttcttTGTCTAGTTTTTTTCCTACCATTGGTCTGGGTCTTCATTCATCTGTGGTATTAAAATTACCATCAcattactgatgatgatgacgatgataaTGATAGTGATGCTGATCACAATTTCTT of Alosa sapidissima isolate fAloSap1 chromosome 1, fAloSap1.pri, whole genome shotgun sequence contains these proteins:
- the fgfbp1b gene encoding fibroblast growth factor-binding protein 1 translates to MPAFRNLVLLFLLACIAQHVSEAGSDKGREKKGKTDGVDSSSGSRTPRGNDNVPKGKFTTKDKAQCTWKAEGTDTYIMTITCKKGKKSSECTYTARPDTCPGYSGNTKGYWKQIARDLKKQKKLCQDPGALIKAGMCKRAPQDAHFKLEDATPNVDLTKVVEQRKPVDGKEQVSTSTKRTTTVSAPVGAKDTSCTERVDHKKLAEEKCGSWASLCNFLFTIVQSGDC